CCGGCCTCGGCGCAGTTGCGCGGGCAGCCGGAGACCGCGAGCTTGACCTTGTGCGGCGCATACATGTCGAACAGCATCTTCTCGAGCTTGACCCCCATGTCCATCGCCAGCTGGGTGCCGAAGCGGCAGTGCTCGGCGCCGACGCAGGTCTTCACGGTGCGGATCGACTTGCCGTAGGCGTGGCCCGAGACCATGCCGGCGGCGTTGAGGTCGGCCCAGATGTAGGGCAGGTCTTCCTTCCGGATGCCGAGCAGGTCGATGCGCTGGCCGCCGGTGACCTTGACCGTGGGCACCTTGTACTTCTCGGCGGCGTCGGCAATGGCGCGCAGCTCGGCAGGCGTGGTGAGCCCGCCCCACATCCGCGGTACAACCGAGTAGGTGCCGTCCTTCTGGATGTTGGCGTGCGCGCGCTCGTTGATGAAGCGCGACTGCGGATCGTCCCTGGCCTCGTGCGGCCACGACGAGATCAGGTAGTAATTGACCGCCGGCCGGCACTTGTCGCAGCCGTTGGGCGTGCGCCAGCCGAGCGTCTCGAACACCGCCTCCTTGCTGGTGAGGTGGTGCTTGAAGATCGCCTCGCGCACCACCTTGTGCGAATGCTCGGTGCAGGCGCACACCGGCTTGTCGCTGGCGCTGACCGCCTGGTAGGCGCCGCCCACGGTGGAGGCGAGGATCTGCTCGACCAGGCCGGTGCAGGAGCCGCAGGAGGACGCCGCCTTGGTGTGCTTCTTGACCTCGTCGAGGGTGAACAGCCCCTGCTCCTTGATCGCCTTGACGATGGTGCCCTTGCACACGCCGTTGCAGCCGCACACCTCGGCGGTGTCGGGCATGCTGGCGGCGCGGTTCTCGCCCTTGTGGCCGGCATCGCCGAGCTTGTTCTGGCCGAACATCAGGTGGTCGCGGATCTCGTGGATGTCCTGGCGGTCCTTCATCAGCTGGAAGTACCAGGCGCCGTCGGCGGTGTCGCCGTAGAGCACCGAGCCGACGATGCGGTCGTCCTTGAGCACGACGCGCTTGTACACACCGCCCTGCTTGTCGTGGAGCACGATCTCCTCGGTGCCCGGGCCGCCGCTGAAATCGCCCGCCGAGAACACGTCGATGCCGGTGACCTTGAGCTTGGTCGAGGTCACCGAACCCTCATAGCGACCGATGCCGAAGTTGGCGAGGTGGTTGGCGCACACCTTGCCCTGCTCGAACAGCGGCGCCACCAGGCCATAGGCGACGCCGCGGTGCGCCACGCACTCGCCCACCGCGTAGATGCGTGGGTC
This region of Thauera sp. JM12B12 genomic DNA includes:
- the nirB gene encoding nitrite reductase large subunit NirB, with protein sequence MKKMKLVLVGNGMAGVRTIEELLKLAPDLYDITVFGAEPHGNYNRILLSPVLAGEMTLPEIMLNDLDWYRDNGITLHAGRQATKIDRIRRKVIAESKDGSVTEADYDRLLLATGSTPFIPPIPGNDLPGVLGYRDIADTEAMIEAAGKYRHAVVIGAGLLGLEAANGLMLRGMDVTVVHIGEWIMERQLDKAAADMLQASLEAKGMKFLLARQTEALLPARNAAGGMRGEDGAERVGAVRFKDGMEIPADLVVVAAGIRPNCTLAESAGLYCGSGRVRGIHVSDTLQTVTDPRIYAVGECVAHRGVAYGLVAPLFEQGKVCANHLANFGIGRYEGSVTSTKLKVTGIDVFSAGDFSGGPGTEEIVLHDKQGGVYKRVVLKDDRIVGSVLYGDTADGAWYFQLMKDRQDIHEIRDHLMFGQNKLGDAGHKGENRAASMPDTAEVCGCNGVCKGTIVKAIKEQGLFTLDEVKKHTKAASSCGSCTGLVEQILASTVGGAYQAVSASDKPVCACTEHSHKVVREAIFKHHLTSKEAVFETLGWRTPNGCDKCRPAVNYYLISSWPHEARDDPQSRFINERAHANIQKDGTYSVVPRMWGGLTTPAELRAIADAAEKYKVPTVKVTGGQRIDLLGIRKEDLPYIWADLNAAGMVSGHAYGKSIRTVKTCVGAEHCRFGTQLAMDMGVKLEKMLFDMYAPHKVKLAVSGCPRNCAEAGIKDVGVIGVDSGYELYVGGNGGIKTEVAQFLCKVGSDEEVMEYSGAFLQLYREEGWYLERTVHWLERVGLDYVKSQVVEDGENRRRLHARLLDALKDARDPWETSREAQAVKQFIPIKVEA